A genomic region of Mus musculus strain C57BL/6J chromosome 7, GRCm38.p6 C57BL/6J contains the following coding sequences:
- the Ceacam12 gene encoding carcinoembryonic antigen-related cell adhesion molecule 12 isoform 2 (isoform 2 is encoded by transcript variant 2): protein MMNSDALSCKDCTSWQELLLTVSILTCWLLPTTAQITIESVPPIAVEGDNVLLFVQNLPENVQTLSWYKGGKLLKMFEIARHVIATNSSVMGPAHSGRETMLNNGSLMIKNVTRKDSGYYTLQILDTTSRREIMRAEFFVQRPILGFRKHPTSQLKIEFVPPRIEENDDVLLLVYNLPENLQGFVWHKGVFPVDHFKIASHSFLTNSTMLGRTYLDRLTVCSDGSLLLSKVSQEDTGLYSLRTIPVDLMSESAIVYLKVNNCLALGWTLASCGSEAAIRCFCT, encoded by the exons tCTCCATTTTAACATGCTGGCTGCTTCCCACTACTGCCCAGATAACTATTGAATCAGTGCCTCCCATTGCTGTTGAAGGGGATAATGTTCTTCTGTTTGTGCAAAACTTGCCAGAGAATGTTCAAACCCTTTCCTGGTACAAAGGAGGTAAACTGCTCAAGATGTTTGAAATTGCAAGACACGTGATAGCTACCAATTCTAGTGTGATGGGACCTGCACACAGTGGTAGAGAGACGATGCTCAATAATGGATCTCTGATGATCAAGAATGTCACCAGAAAAGACTCGGGATACTACACTCTACAAATACTTGATACAACCTCAAGACGTGAAATAATGCGTGCAGAATTCTTTGTACAGA GACCAATTTTAGGCTTCAGAAAGCATCCTACTTCTCAACTTAAAATTGAGTTTGTGCCACCTAGGATTGAAGAAAATGATGATGTTCTTCTGCTGGTTTATAATCTGCCGGAGAATCTTCAAGGCTTTGTCTGGCACAAAGGGGTATTTCCAGTTGACCATTTTAAGATAGCAAGCCATTCATTCCTCACCAATTCAACCATGCTGGGGCGCACATATTTAGACAGACTGACCGTATGCAGTGATGGATCCCTGCTGCTCTCGAAGGTCTCACAGGAAGACACAGGACTTTACAGCCTACGAACCATACCTGTGGATTTGATGTCAGAATCTGCCATTGTGTACCTCAAAGTAAACA ACTGTCTCGCTTTGGGTTGGACCTTGGCATCGTGTGGAAGTGAAGCTGCTATCAGGTGCTTCTGTACATGA
- the Ceacam12 gene encoding carcinoembryonic antigen-related cell adhesion molecule 12 isoform 1 (isoform 1 is encoded by transcript variant 1) produces the protein MMNSDALSCKDCTSWQELLLTVSILTCWLLPTTAQITIESVPPIAVEGDNVLLFVQNLPENVQTLSWYKGGKLLKMFEIARHVIATNSSVMGPAHSGRETMLNNGSLMIKNVTRKDSGYYTLQILDTTSRREIMRAEFFVQRPILGFRKHPTSQLKIEFVPPRIEENDDVLLLVYNLPENLQGFVWHKGVFPVDHFKIASHSFLTNSTMLGRTYLDRLTVCSDGSLLLSKVSQEDTGLYSLRTIPVDLMSESAIVYLKVNKHGRWASGNQQPPHQQRMSKKQIQKVDMCFSSVSVTIYYN, from the exons tCTCCATTTTAACATGCTGGCTGCTTCCCACTACTGCCCAGATAACTATTGAATCAGTGCCTCCCATTGCTGTTGAAGGGGATAATGTTCTTCTGTTTGTGCAAAACTTGCCAGAGAATGTTCAAACCCTTTCCTGGTACAAAGGAGGTAAACTGCTCAAGATGTTTGAAATTGCAAGACACGTGATAGCTACCAATTCTAGTGTGATGGGACCTGCACACAGTGGTAGAGAGACGATGCTCAATAATGGATCTCTGATGATCAAGAATGTCACCAGAAAAGACTCGGGATACTACACTCTACAAATACTTGATACAACCTCAAGACGTGAAATAATGCGTGCAGAATTCTTTGTACAGA GACCAATTTTAGGCTTCAGAAAGCATCCTACTTCTCAACTTAAAATTGAGTTTGTGCCACCTAGGATTGAAGAAAATGATGATGTTCTTCTGCTGGTTTATAATCTGCCGGAGAATCTTCAAGGCTTTGTCTGGCACAAAGGGGTATTTCCAGTTGACCATTTTAAGATAGCAAGCCATTCATTCCTCACCAATTCAACCATGCTGGGGCGCACATATTTAGACAGACTGACCGTATGCAGTGATGGATCCCTGCTGCTCTCGAAGGTCTCACAGGAAGACACAGGACTTTACAGCCTACGAACCATACCTGTGGATTTGATGTCAGAATCTGCCATTGTGTACCTCAAAGTAAACA AACATGGAAGATGGGCTTCAGGCAATCAACAACCACCACATCAACAAAGGATGTCGAAGAAACAAATACAGAAGGTGGACATgtgcttttcttctgtttctgttacAATCTATTACAATTAA
- the Ceacam12 gene encoding carcinoembryonic antigen-related cell adhesion molecule 12 isoform 3 (isoform 3 is encoded by transcript variant 3) → MMNSDALSCKDCTSWQELLLTVSILTCWLLPTTAQITIESVPPIAVEGDNVLLFVQNLPENVQTLSWYKGGKLLKMFEIARHVIATNSSVMGPAHSGRETMLNNGSLMIKNVTRKDSGYYTLQILDTTSRREIMRAEFFVQRPILGFRKHPTSQLKIEFVPPRIEENDDVLLLVYNLPENLQGFVWHKGVFPVDHFKIASHSFLTNSTMLGRTYLDRLTVCSDGSLLLSKVSQEDTGLYSLRTIPVDLMSESAIVYLKVNSK, encoded by the exons tCTCCATTTTAACATGCTGGCTGCTTCCCACTACTGCCCAGATAACTATTGAATCAGTGCCTCCCATTGCTGTTGAAGGGGATAATGTTCTTCTGTTTGTGCAAAACTTGCCAGAGAATGTTCAAACCCTTTCCTGGTACAAAGGAGGTAAACTGCTCAAGATGTTTGAAATTGCAAGACACGTGATAGCTACCAATTCTAGTGTGATGGGACCTGCACACAGTGGTAGAGAGACGATGCTCAATAATGGATCTCTGATGATCAAGAATGTCACCAGAAAAGACTCGGGATACTACACTCTACAAATACTTGATACAACCTCAAGACGTGAAATAATGCGTGCAGAATTCTTTGTACAGA GACCAATTTTAGGCTTCAGAAAGCATCCTACTTCTCAACTTAAAATTGAGTTTGTGCCACCTAGGATTGAAGAAAATGATGATGTTCTTCTGCTGGTTTATAATCTGCCGGAGAATCTTCAAGGCTTTGTCTGGCACAAAGGGGTATTTCCAGTTGACCATTTTAAGATAGCAAGCCATTCATTCCTCACCAATTCAACCATGCTGGGGCGCACATATTTAGACAGACTGACCGTATGCAGTGATGGATCCCTGCTGCTCTCGAAGGTCTCACAGGAAGACACAGGACTTTACAGCCTACGAACCATACCTGTGGATTTGATGTCAGAATCTGCCATTGTGTACCTCAAAGTAAACAGTAAGTGA